CCATCACCCcgctgggagcagtcaccttggaagtaataatcggcccagaaagaggaatgaacaagaaaatcatgtcactatttaacatagtggacatggaattgacatataatgccatcctaggaagacctttcctccatgactcggcagcggtaaccagcatcagagcactggcaatgaaggtaccgactgaaaagggagtagtgacgctgagaggagaccaaggaatagccaagaagtgctatgatgagtcagtggtggatctccaagaaaacaagaccgaaaagaaggaagaataggaatgaaaaacgacccatcatcggtaacgactctccgtcttaccagatggcgtcaaatctatctttaatgctttgtatgccatctttttatcaataaaaattcaatttcgctaccatctgattagccagacgaaccaataaagaaataaaaatcaagaacagccacgaatgattaaatcaaagacgaaggaagaaaaaataaattaaagatcaaactcaagaaaagctaagagccaagaaaatgagtttaaattaactcaaagcaaaatagcCGAACCAGGCAgatcgccacgaaaggctaaaaatgagtttagattaactcagaaaaggcgaatcgccaaaaaagagtttagattaactcgaaacaaaaacaaaaataaaaagagtttagattaactctacaaaaaacaacgccaagaacagggtttagaataaccctcgaggcaagacaagtacataaagATAAAGCAAAAGCACATTTCGaagaaaaacgaagaaaatatattcataaattgcgaattacaaaaagcaaaattaatacatcagcaaatacaatcaaaagaaaactaCTAAACACGGTCTTTAGAAATCTTGACGAGGAGATCAcgggcgatggcctggggatccaacccgttgaccccagaaagatcaatattgggattctgctccagaagcttcttcccaatcgcaaggcgatactcgcttatcagggcagagtaaaaagccttcgtatctagcagacggatgtgaagaccttcaacctccgatctaagactatccctctccccaccaacaagggaattgatccgaatgagctcctcgatctcttgagtcaagtcatcggtctttttctcaatcactttcacttggcgatcattaatcgcatcctgcgccttgagctgcgccagaagggaatcatgctcttccaaagaggccttcaatttcgccctttcagactcggaagtcgccaaaagagcagacagacgctcgacctcctcctcggcacactgtcggcggtcgttcaataccagaacagattgaagggcctacacaccagaaataaacaaataagaaagcaactgaatacaaaaaacatattatactcaagaaagaaagcacttacagagaaaccatgaaaacaagccagatcggaaagctcctgacccggcctaccacagaaccacgtgacatcatcaggaatcgccaaagtccggatatattccgctagcactctcggattcagcaaactggcaggatcctgaccttcgacccattgaaccaagtctggagcagaagaagagcttccaggaaaactctccctcgTAGGAGAATCATCGACAACTCGACGTCTTtttctagacggagaatccgggtctcgacctagagaaatctcccccgaatcagcaacaacaggcccctctaaggccacacccccaactccccccgaaacgatagatgatgctagagggggaagtaGTGACGGAATCGCCTCGTCGCCGACCGGAACAGCCAagtcatcaccatcatcatcatttatAACAATAACCTCAGGCAACGCTACCTCGGCGGAAGCTAGGGGGATATCAACAGGAGCTCCATCCACGAcaatgtcgccaggaataaCGTTGGCGACaggaacgtcaggaccacccatcggaacgtccaaatctacttgaaatccggaaaggaaatcgtcagaagaagaagacatcctacaaaagaaacattaaaaagaacttaagcaaattaatataccttgaacaaaagagtagcaaagatccgccaagcctcgaggaggatcctccaaaggaaaccatcgactccgaagatgactattaaccaagACATCTAAAATGGGACGAGACACAATACTACAAGAAGATATGTCaaaagcaagttttgactcggataaacttaaagaagaagaacagctccgaactggatgagaagaaaaaccatccgaaaaatgaagaaaagcaaatttatgatagacaataaagaaacgccttcgccagcgactggttaggcaaggaagataaatacgagatcgcccttctctaccaagggcgaaaacgaagcagccatcacacttcctaaaatctacaaaatgatataacactttgagagaaggggcacagccccggagcctacatgcctccgaaaaggcgagcactactctaatcgcaccagggtaaagttgccctagagcaacctttaaatccctacacacttctactaaaaatggatccaaaggaaacctaagaccagcagcaaattgctcttcaaaaagaaccgccctacaagaagatccgggagaatcagacgcagccatatcggcaccgggtaatattaccctataatcaaaaggaaaactatacttaaaatagatatctaagacttcatccctacgaagcttcgatcgggtaaaagccatagcagcgcaaGCATCTTctactcgactaagaggcatcctagaacaggaaatcacaaacataaacacaaaataaggatcaaacaaaaaatatattgaagaacacgttgaagaacacatcaaagaacaacaagtacagaagaaatttccagaatataaagCGTGGAGaatatacaaagaagaaagccatattaacatccaaacgacgaaagaaaacatacctgaaaaatctggagaaaacaagtcacgaagaatcaaataatcaaacgaagaacgaaaaggaaatagctacaagaaatgagagtaaattcgaaaagcaaagtaagagggaaaagaagaaatgcgaagagattaaatacaaaacgcttttgaatcattaaccgtttaaatcattaaaagccgacacgtggcaacacagaatcttactaaagaggaaacgtcacccacaaacatatgaaacgactcgcccggaatacaaagcgactcgcccgtataagagaactcagctccaaaagagctaaaatccactaaggcataaatgccaaactacttcagctcacttgcgggggggctaatgatggataccgaatcctactgtaagtataatggagccgagttgcaggagatccactctcaggcgacaccggactccccctgaagacggaaagatatgaaggagataccgaatctctaagattcggtaatacactaataaagaccgaatcccacatgatccgccaagagcgcgtcaggtccgggattcggataaacgactaaatatggaaaccttgtcctatttggacacaaacactacatatggaaggataagctctactttaggaagataagactatttaggaagacgttcctaaataggactcttatcagattaaggtagatctcgacaaatcaggagaatccttaagatacggccgaatccctacaaagtaggattcacctacctaatacaactctactaggtatattcgactactataaaaggagcacgaggtatgcctagaatcacaattacattcatatactcaaaacgctgctcaaagctctaaactgactttagcatcggagagttaatcggacaaccaccgtccggttagcttctaccctgttttgcaggttcgctcaccggttcagaaggcagactccatcaattggcgccgtctgtgggaaaagcttaactaaacttcaaaagaaggagcttttctgaactcaaaaacaaatctcattgaagaagatgacttctgaaagagtaaacctgaaggacaagcaaccaatggacccaaaaagcactccggagataatcaacgtgacggaagacgggcttctcaactccggggaaaaaagcaacaccggagggctctctttctcaacaccccagtaccaaactaatccaataagaggaagcatcccaattgctttcaacctaagcactgaagaacaagcaccGAATGCAGCGGCACAAGATCCACacagcgaaatgctgaaaaagatactagaatctgtacaggcaaatcttgacagattggccAATGaggccaaaagaacaaacgacaggcacgaagaaactatgaaaatgcttagggaaaacttcagccctacagctcccagaagaagagaaagaacagaaaaagcaaacccaggccgacgagagacaagggcagaaaacaacaaaagcaaagaacctcggaccagaggaaacgaagaaaggaacgaagcaagaaaccagcgagaaaaggaaaccagcgacgaggaaagtcctgacagagaaaaatctaacgaggaatcaccggaggcacccagaaatgagcacaaccaggaggacgcccgaagcggtctgaatacgaaaagagacgaacgaagggagaaggaaaaagaagacgccccaccaaggagtaagcgacaagaaagggatgcagggaaagaacaaaataagaaaaaacaccaagaaggagagggcgaatcgtcagagacaccccaaaaaagcaaagccacatatgtggtggaagaagatttagaagagaagatcgccaaagcgctcaagaaactaaaatctgaagaattagACATAGAGgacctcaggttgaaaggatcacccctctcgcccgagatcatggaggaaaccatcccgtacagcatgaagctgccgaccttgccaattttcaatggggagggagacccccgagaccatacctctaggttcacagcgaccatggggctactcagcgtatcagacgccatcctctgcagggttttccctaccacgctcacgggcacagcccagagatggtataacaaattaaaaccaggctcgatcaaaagcttcgcttcgctttcaacagaattcctcaacagatacctcacaaacatcccagctaaaaccactaccagtatcctaagagcctgtatccaagaagaaggagaaaccctgcgaagctacatcgaacgattcaacaagcaagctatgaagatagacaacctgaacgtcgacatggcgacagaagcattgcgagacgggacgcgattcggaaagctggtggacaagctgctagtcaataaacccacaactttctcgaacttaatgggcatagctcagaaatacttcgagttagacgaagggcgaagggcgattcgcggaaaggaagcaaaaggaaaagaatcaaaagagagatccagagaaaaaaccaagtccaaacctgatgacaggagaggaagacccgaagaaagcagacgattcgccccccagacaagatatgaatcgagatacgatcccagagatgatgagaataacttcactccactaaacaccagccgaactaatgtcctcatgtggatcaaagaaaacatcaaaaacgtggtatggccacccaaaatgaaagcagaagcaagagacaccagaaagtactgcaaatttcacgacgattacggacacgaaacggatagctgcagagacttaaaggtcgagatcgaaagaatgatcgacacaggcgaactgaggaaatttgtggcccgaaaggagaagagcaatgacaagggagaaaaaagaaacagagaagacaagccaaaagaaaaggaagacgagcgcccatccaaaattctgggaaccatacacatgattaatggtggagggcatagtagctccacgatcaggaggaagcagaggaaggaagtaatgaacatacgagaaactcacatgccgccagtgatcttcgatgtagaagactatgaacacgtcaaagcacctcacaacgatgctttggtagtgactactatcattgaaaattggaacatggagcggatccttatcgacgaaggaagtgcagtaaacctcatgacgaatgcagcatacaaaatgttgggaggaacagcgtcaaggttacgccgagtcccaattccgctatcaggactcggtggaccCTCCATCACCCcgctgggagcagtcaccttggaagtaataatcggcccagaaagaggaatgaacaagaaaatcatgtcactatttaacatagtggacatggaattgacatataatgccatcctaggaagacctttcctccatgactcggcagcggtaaccagcatcagagcactggcaatgaaggtaccgactgaaaagggagtagtgacgctgagaggagaccaaggaatagccaagaagtgctatgatgagtcagtggtggatctccaagaaaacaagaccgaaaagaaggaagaataggaatgaaaaacgacccatcatcggtaacgactctccgtcttaccagatggcgtcaaatctatctttaatgctttgtatgccatctttttatcaataaaaattcaatttcgctaccatctgattagccagacgaaccaataaagaaataaaaatcaagaacagccacgaatgattaaatcaaagacgaaggaagaaaaaataaattaaagatcaaactcaAGAAAAGCTAAGAGctaagaaaatgagtttaaattaactcaaagcaaaatagcCGAACCAGGCAgatcgccacgaaaggctaaaaatgagtttagattaactcagaaaaggcgaatcgccaaaaaagagtttagattaactcgaaacaaaaacaaaaataaaaagagtttagattaactctacaaaaaacaacgccaagaacagggtttagaataaccctcgaggcaagacaagtacataaagATAAAGCAAAAGCACATTTCGaagaaaaacgaagaaaatatattcataaattgcgaattacaaaaagcaaaattaatacatcagcaaatacaatcaaaagaaaactaCTAAACACGGTCTTTAGAAATCTTGACGAGGAGATCAcgggcgatggcctggggatccaacccgttgaccccagaaagatcaatattgggattctgctccagaagcttcttcccaatcgcaaggcgatactcgcttatcagggcagagtaaaaagccttcgtatctagcagacggatgtgaagaccttcaacctccgatctaagactatccctctccccaccaacaagggaattgatccgaatgagctcctcgatctcttgagtcaagtcatcggtctttttctcaatcactttcacttggcgatcattaatcgcatcctgcgccttgagctgcgccagaagggaatcatgctcttccaaagaggccttcaatttcgccctttcagactcggaagtcgccaaaagagcagacagacgctcgacctcctcctcggcacactgtcggcggtcgttcaataccagaacagattgaagggcctacacaccagaaataaacaaataagaaagcaactgaatacaaaaaacatattatactcaagaaagaaagcacttacagagaaaccatgaaaacaagccagatcggaaagctcctgacccggcctaccacagaaccacgtgacatcatcaggaatcgccaaagtccg
This window of the Mercurialis annua linkage group LG5, ddMerAnnu1.2, whole genome shotgun sequence genome carries:
- the LOC126681387 gene encoding uncharacterized protein LOC126681387, translating into MGGPDVPVANVIPGDIVVDGAPVDIPLASAEVALPEVIVINDDDGDDLAVPVGDEAIPSLLPPLASSIVSGGVGGVALEGPVVADSGEISLGRDPDSPSRKRRRVVDDSPTRESFPGSSSSAPDLVQWVEGQDPASLLNPRVLAEYIRTLAIPDDVTWFCGRPGQELSDLACFHGFSALQSVLVLNDRRQCAEEEVERLSALLATSESERAKLKASLEEHDSLLAQLKAQDAINDRQVKVIEKKTDDLTQEIEELIRINSLVGGERDSLRSEVEGLHIRLLDTKAFYSALISEYRLAIGKKLLEQNPNIDLSGVNGLDPQAIARDLLVKISKDRV
- the LOC126681388 gene encoding uncharacterized protein LOC126681388; translation: MGGPDVPVANVIPGDIVVDGAPVDIPLASAEVALPEVIVINDDDGDDLAVPVGDEAIPSLLPPLASSIVSGGVGGVALEGPVVADSGEISLGRDPDSPSRKRRRVVDDSPTRESFPGSSSSAPDLVQWVEGQDPASLLNPRVLAEYIRTLAIPDDVTWFCGRPGQELSDLACFHGFSALQSVLVLNDRRQCAEEEVERLSALLATSESERAKLKASLEEHDSLLAQLKAQDAINDRQVKVIEKKTDDLTQEIEELIRINSLVGGERDSLRSEVEGLHIRLLDTKAFYSALISEYRLAIGKKLLEQNPNIDLSGVNGLDPQAIARDLLVKISKDRV